One window from the genome of Haladaptatus paucihalophilus DX253 encodes:
- a CDS encoding zinc ribbon domain-containing protein: protein MENPLVTAGLALVFFGIGSFFGQVGIIVAGLALVGIGLSSSESNGTSEDPSEKTNCPSCGARNDRENDLCHHCGTVLSEE from the coding sequence ATGGAGAATCCCCTCGTCACGGCCGGACTCGCGCTGGTATTCTTCGGAATCGGCTCCTTTTTCGGCCAAGTCGGTATCATCGTCGCGGGATTAGCGCTGGTCGGCATCGGACTGTCGTCGTCGGAGTCGAACGGGACATCCGAGGACCCGTCGGAGAAAACGAACTGTCCGTCGTGCGGCGCGAGAAACGACCGCGAGAACGACCTCTGTCACCACT